From one Vanacampus margaritifer isolate UIUO_Vmar chromosome 12, RoL_Vmar_1.0, whole genome shotgun sequence genomic stretch:
- the slka gene encoding STE20-like serine/threonine-protein kinase isoform X5, which yields MSFFNFRKIFKLGPDRKKKQYEHVHRDVNPEEIWDIIGELGDGAFGKVYKAQNKQNGTLAAAKVIDTKTEDELEDYMVEIDILASCDHHHIVQLLDAFYFDGKLWILIEFCAGGAVDAIMLELERPLTEPQIRVVCKQTLEALVYLHENKIIHRDLKAGNILLSLDGEVKLADFGVSAKNTKTLQRRDSFIGTPYWMAPEVVMCETSKDRPYDYKADIWSLGVTLIELAQIEPPNHEMNPMRVLLKIAKSEPPTLMQPSRWSQEFNDFLRRALDKNVDNRWGPLQLLQHPFVASVIDSKPLRELIAEAKAEVTEEIEDSKEEEEEEEADTPVAAPGHKRAPSDVSMASSEEDKVPSTPSALESVTEKTEAEPSEDGSSDKLSDEGLGTSEPDKTEEEKLNEVPETGNEDTACRLMEEPVSPEPTEPKDQADEIPAELTASEEHVIDQAQTAEETQTREEKINDSPQVVELEKELEEVTKEDESDQQIIECVESDETPEDARAKPESVSEIDVKQVSKPDDMLQHELADTAISTHLIIEGGGDIAAHIVGDAGTNLSKGESIVKNPEENISELPDQDAETINEIVPSNGMRDDSINTSAGLPAKGDDEATLAEESTTHSEADSEAKTDQGSPAVSRQDVEKDSDSGSSSAADNSSMDLNLSISSFLSKSKDGGSVSVQDAKHQKKTLKKTRKFMVDGVEVSVTTSKIVTDNDAKNEEMRFLRRQELRELRLLQKEEQRAQQELSNKLQQQREQILRRFEQETTTKKRQYDQEVEGLEKKQKQTIERLEQDHTSRLRDEAKRIKGDQDKELSKFQNMLKNKKKEEQEFLQKQQQELDGELKKIIQHHKVEIATMERDCLNHKQQLMRAREAAMWELEERQLQEKHQQLKQQLKDQYFLQRHQLLKRHEKEMEQMQRYNQRLVEEMKNKQNQERVRLPKIQRSDGKTRMAMFKKSLRIAASAVITPEQERDRIKQFAFQEEKRQKNERLHQHQKHENQMRDLQLQCDSNIRELQQMQNEKCHLLIEHETQKLKELDEEHSQEIKEWRENLRPRKKALEEEFTRRLQEQEVFFKMSGESECLNPTTQSRVSKFYPIPHVHSSGS from the exons atgtcctttttcaATTTTCGCAAGATCTTCAAGCTAGGGCCCGACAGGAAGAAGAAGCAGTACGAGCACGTCCACCGAGACGTCAACCCCGAGGAGATTTGGGACATCATCGGGGAACTCGGCGATGGAGCCTTCGGGAAAGTCTACAAG GCTCAGAATAAGCAGAACGGGACCCTCGCCGCCGCCAAAGTCATCGACACGAAGACAGAAGACGAACTGGAGGACTACATGGTGGAAATCGACATCCTGGCCTCCTGCGACCACCATCACATTGTCCAACTGCTGGACGCGTTCTATTTCGATGGGAAACTCTGG ATCCTGATTGAGTTCTGTGCGGGTGGTGCAGTGGACGCCATCATGCTGG AACTGGAGAGGCCCCTGACCGAGCCTCAGATCCGTGTGGTGTGTAAGCAGACCCTGGAGGCTTTGGTCTACCTACACGAGAACAAGATCATCCACAGAGACTTGAAGGCTGGCAACATTCTCCTTTCCCTGGACGGAGAAGTGAAACTTG CGGATTTTGGGGTTTCTGCTAAAAACACAAAGACGTTACAGAGAAGAGATTCTTTCATCGGAACGCCGTACTG GATGGCGCCAGAAGTGGTGATGTGCGAGACGTCCAAGGACCGCCCGTACGACTACAAGGCGGACATCTGGTCCCTCGGGGTGACCCTGATTGAGCTGGCGCAGATCGAGCCGCCCAATCATGAGATGAATCCCATGAGAGTGCTGCTGAAAATAGCCAAATCTGAGCCACCCACCCTCATGCAACCCTCCCGCTG GTCGCAAGAATTCAACGACTTCCTCCGCAGAGCACTTGATAAAAATGTGGACAACCGGTGGGGCCCATTGCAGCTTCTGCAG CATCCATTTGTCGCCAGTGTCATAGACAGCAAACCTCTGCGAGAGCTCATCGCAGAAGCAAAGGCTGAAGTCACAGAGGAGATCGAGGACagcaaagaagaggaagaggaggaagaggccgaTACGCCCGTG GCCGCTCCCGGGCACAAGCGAGCACCGTCCGACGTGAGTATGGCGAGCTCCGAGGAAGACAAAGTTCCGTCTACTCCATCCGCATTGGAGTCCGTCACAGAAAAGACGGAGGCCGAGCCGTCTGAAGACGGGTCCAGTGATAAGCTCTCCGATGAAGGTCTTGGAACAAGCGAGCCCGACAAGACGGAAGAGGAGAAACTCAACGAGGTGCCCGAGACCGGTAATGAAGACACAGCCTGCAGGCTGATGGAGGAACCCGTCTCACCGGAGCCTACGGAGCCCAAGGACCAAGCTGATGAGATTCCTGCTGAGCTGACTGCTTCGGAGGAGCACGTTATAGATCAAGCGCAGACAGCGGAAGAAACGCAGACGcgggaagaaaaaataaatgattcacCACAAGTAGTAGAACTTGAAAAAGAGCTTGAGGAGGTGACCAAAGAAGATGAGTCAGATCAGCAGATTATCGAATGTGTAGAATCAGACGAGACACCTGAGGATGCACGTGCCAAACCAGAGTCTGTATCAGAGATAGATGTGAAACAAGTGAGCAAGCCAGACGACATGCTTCAGCATGAACTGGCCGACACGGCCATAAGCACTCATCTCATTATTGAAGGCGGAGGTGACATCGCAGCACATATCGTGGGAGACGCAGGCACAAATTTGAGTAAGGGTGAGTCTATTGTAAAAAATCCTGAGGAGAACATTTCTGAGTTGCCTGATCAGGACGCGGAGACCATAAATGAGATCGTACCTTCAAATGGAATGCGCGATGACTCTATCAACACATCTGCGGGACTCCCGGCCAAAGGTGACGACGAAGCGACGCTGGCAGAAGAGAGCACTACCCATAGTGAAGCCGACTCGGAGGCAAAGACGGATCAGGGAAGTCCTGCCGTGAGCCGGCAGGATGTGGAGAAGGACTCGGACTCCGGAAGCAGCTCGGCCGCCGACAACAGCAGCATGGACCTCAATCTGTCCATCTCCAGCTTCTTATCCAAAAGCAAAGATGGAGGCTCAGTGTCTGTGCAG GACGCAAAACACCAGAAGAAGACGCTGAAAAAGACGCGCAAGTTCATGGTGGACGGCGTGGAGGTCAGCGTGACGACGTCAAAGATCGTGACTGACAACGATGCCAAGAATGAGGAAATGAGGTTCCTGAG GCGGCAGGAGCTGCGAGAGCTGCGCCTGCTGCAGAAAGAGGAGCAGAGAGCTCAGCAGGAGCTCAGCAACAAGCTGCAGCAGCAGAGAGAGCAGATATTGCGGCGTTTTGAACAGGAAACGACA ACAAAGAAGCGTCAGTACGACCAGGAAGTTGAGGGCCTGGAGAAGAAGCAGAAGCAGACCATCGAGCGCCTGGAGCAGGATCACACCAGCCGGCTGCGGGACGAAGCCAAACGCATTAAAGGGGATCAGGACAAAGAGCTGTCCAAGTTCCAGAACATGctgaagaacaagaagaaggaG GAGCAGGAGTTCCTCcagaagcagcagcaggagctggACGGGGAGCTGAAGAAGATCATCCAGCACCATAAAGTGGAGATCGCCACCATGGAGAGGGATTGCCTCAACCACAAGCAGCAGCTGATGAGAG cgcgGGAGGCAGCCATGTGGGAGCTGGAGGAGCGCCAACTGCAGGAGAAGCACCAGCAGctcaagcagcagctcaaggACCAGTACTTCCTACAACGGCACCAGCTGCTCAAGAGGCACGAGAAA gAGATGGAACAAATGCAGCGCTACAACCAGCGTCTGGTGGAGGAGATGAAGAACAAGCAGAACCAGGAGCGGGTGCGCCTGCCCAAGATCCAGCGCAGCGACGGCAAGACTCGCATGGCCATGTTCAAGAAGAGCCTCCGTATCGCCGCCTCGGCCGTCATCACGCCCGAACAGGAGAGAGACCGCATCAAGCAG TTTGCTTTTCAAGAAGAGAAGCGACAGAAGAACGAGCGACTCCACCAGCACCAGAAACACGAGAACCAGATGAGAGATCTTCAGCTGCAATGCGACTCCAATATCCGAGAGCTGCAACAGATGCAG AATGAGAAATGTCACCTCCTGATCGAGCACGAGACCCAAAAGTTGAAGGAGCTGGATGAGGAGCACAGTCAGGAGATCAAGGAGTGGAGAGAGAACCTGAGGCCCAGGAAGAAG GCACTAGAGGAGGAGTTCACGCGGAGGCTGCAGGAACAGGAAGTCTTCTTCAAGATGAGCGGCGAGTCGGAATGCCTTAACCCCACCACCCAGAGCCGCGTGTCCAAGTTTTACCCCATCCCGCACGTGCACAGCTCCGGATCGTAG
- the slka gene encoding STE20-like serine/threonine-protein kinase isoform X4 — translation MSFFNFRKIFKLGPDRKKKQYEHVHRDVNPEEIWDIIGELGDGAFGKVYKAQNKQNGTLAAAKVIDTKTEDELEDYMVEIDILASCDHHHIVQLLDAFYFDGKLWILIEFCAGGAVDAIMLELERPLTEPQIRVVCKQTLEALVYLHENKIIHRDLKAGNILLSLDGEVKLADFGVSAKNTKTLQRRDSFIGTPYWMAPEVVMCETSKDRPYDYKADIWSLGVTLIELAQIEPPNHEMNPMRVLLKIAKSEPPTLMQPSRWSQEFNDFLRRALDKNVDNRWGPLQLLQHPFVASVIDSKPLRELIAEAKAEVTEEIEDSKEEEEEEEADTPVAAPGHKRAPSDVSMASSEEDKVPSTPSALESVTEKTEAEPSEDGSSDKLSDEGLGTSEPDKTEEEKLNEVPETGNEDTACRLMEEPVSPEPTEPKDQADEIPAELTASEEHVIDQAQTAEETQTREEKINDSPQVVELEKELEEVTKEDESDQQIIECVESDETPEDARAKPESVSEIDVKQVSKPDDMLQHELADTAISTHLIIEGGGDIAAHIVGDAGTNLSKGESIVKNPEENISELPDQDAETINEIVPSNGMRDDSINTSAGLPAKGDDEATLAEESTTHSEADSEAKTDQGSPAVSRQDVEKDSDSGSSSAADNSSMDLNLSISSFLSKSKDGGSVSVQDAKHQKKTLKKTRKFMVDGVEVSVTTSKIVTDNDAKNEEMRFLRRQELRELRLLQKEEQRAQQELSNKLQQQREQILRRFEQETTTKKRQYDQEVEGLEKKQKQTIERLEQDHTSRLRDEAKRIKGDQDKELSKFQNMLKNKKKEAVAQVMIQSFQLSSCALFNAQMQDEQEFLQKQQQELDGELKKIIQHHKVEIATMERDCLNHKQQLMRAREAAMWELEERQLQEKHQQLKQQLKDQYFLQRHQLLKRHEKEMEQMQRYNQRLVEEMKNKQNQERVRLPKIQRSDGKTRMAMFKKSLRIAASAVITPEQERDRIKQFAFQEEKRQKNERLHQHQKHENQMRDLQLQCDSNIRELQQMQNEKCHLLIEHETQKLKELDEEHSQEIKEWRENLRPRKKALEEEFTRRLQEQEVFFKMSGESECLNPTTQSRVSKFYPIPHVHSSGS, via the exons atgtcctttttcaATTTTCGCAAGATCTTCAAGCTAGGGCCCGACAGGAAGAAGAAGCAGTACGAGCACGTCCACCGAGACGTCAACCCCGAGGAGATTTGGGACATCATCGGGGAACTCGGCGATGGAGCCTTCGGGAAAGTCTACAAG GCTCAGAATAAGCAGAACGGGACCCTCGCCGCCGCCAAAGTCATCGACACGAAGACAGAAGACGAACTGGAGGACTACATGGTGGAAATCGACATCCTGGCCTCCTGCGACCACCATCACATTGTCCAACTGCTGGACGCGTTCTATTTCGATGGGAAACTCTGG ATCCTGATTGAGTTCTGTGCGGGTGGTGCAGTGGACGCCATCATGCTGG AACTGGAGAGGCCCCTGACCGAGCCTCAGATCCGTGTGGTGTGTAAGCAGACCCTGGAGGCTTTGGTCTACCTACACGAGAACAAGATCATCCACAGAGACTTGAAGGCTGGCAACATTCTCCTTTCCCTGGACGGAGAAGTGAAACTTG CGGATTTTGGGGTTTCTGCTAAAAACACAAAGACGTTACAGAGAAGAGATTCTTTCATCGGAACGCCGTACTG GATGGCGCCAGAAGTGGTGATGTGCGAGACGTCCAAGGACCGCCCGTACGACTACAAGGCGGACATCTGGTCCCTCGGGGTGACCCTGATTGAGCTGGCGCAGATCGAGCCGCCCAATCATGAGATGAATCCCATGAGAGTGCTGCTGAAAATAGCCAAATCTGAGCCACCCACCCTCATGCAACCCTCCCGCTG GTCGCAAGAATTCAACGACTTCCTCCGCAGAGCACTTGATAAAAATGTGGACAACCGGTGGGGCCCATTGCAGCTTCTGCAG CATCCATTTGTCGCCAGTGTCATAGACAGCAAACCTCTGCGAGAGCTCATCGCAGAAGCAAAGGCTGAAGTCACAGAGGAGATCGAGGACagcaaagaagaggaagaggaggaagaggccgaTACGCCCGTG GCCGCTCCCGGGCACAAGCGAGCACCGTCCGACGTGAGTATGGCGAGCTCCGAGGAAGACAAAGTTCCGTCTACTCCATCCGCATTGGAGTCCGTCACAGAAAAGACGGAGGCCGAGCCGTCTGAAGACGGGTCCAGTGATAAGCTCTCCGATGAAGGTCTTGGAACAAGCGAGCCCGACAAGACGGAAGAGGAGAAACTCAACGAGGTGCCCGAGACCGGTAATGAAGACACAGCCTGCAGGCTGATGGAGGAACCCGTCTCACCGGAGCCTACGGAGCCCAAGGACCAAGCTGATGAGATTCCTGCTGAGCTGACTGCTTCGGAGGAGCACGTTATAGATCAAGCGCAGACAGCGGAAGAAACGCAGACGcgggaagaaaaaataaatgattcacCACAAGTAGTAGAACTTGAAAAAGAGCTTGAGGAGGTGACCAAAGAAGATGAGTCAGATCAGCAGATTATCGAATGTGTAGAATCAGACGAGACACCTGAGGATGCACGTGCCAAACCAGAGTCTGTATCAGAGATAGATGTGAAACAAGTGAGCAAGCCAGACGACATGCTTCAGCATGAACTGGCCGACACGGCCATAAGCACTCATCTCATTATTGAAGGCGGAGGTGACATCGCAGCACATATCGTGGGAGACGCAGGCACAAATTTGAGTAAGGGTGAGTCTATTGTAAAAAATCCTGAGGAGAACATTTCTGAGTTGCCTGATCAGGACGCGGAGACCATAAATGAGATCGTACCTTCAAATGGAATGCGCGATGACTCTATCAACACATCTGCGGGACTCCCGGCCAAAGGTGACGACGAAGCGACGCTGGCAGAAGAGAGCACTACCCATAGTGAAGCCGACTCGGAGGCAAAGACGGATCAGGGAAGTCCTGCCGTGAGCCGGCAGGATGTGGAGAAGGACTCGGACTCCGGAAGCAGCTCGGCCGCCGACAACAGCAGCATGGACCTCAATCTGTCCATCTCCAGCTTCTTATCCAAAAGCAAAGATGGAGGCTCAGTGTCTGTGCAG GACGCAAAACACCAGAAGAAGACGCTGAAAAAGACGCGCAAGTTCATGGTGGACGGCGTGGAGGTCAGCGTGACGACGTCAAAGATCGTGACTGACAACGATGCCAAGAATGAGGAAATGAGGTTCCTGAG GCGGCAGGAGCTGCGAGAGCTGCGCCTGCTGCAGAAAGAGGAGCAGAGAGCTCAGCAGGAGCTCAGCAACAAGCTGCAGCAGCAGAGAGAGCAGATATTGCGGCGTTTTGAACAGGAAACGACA ACAAAGAAGCGTCAGTACGACCAGGAAGTTGAGGGCCTGGAGAAGAAGCAGAAGCAGACCATCGAGCGCCTGGAGCAGGATCACACCAGCCGGCTGCGGGACGAAGCCAAACGCATTAAAGGGGATCAGGACAAAGAGCTGTCCAAGTTCCAGAACATGctgaagaacaagaagaaggaG GCGGTCGCCCAGGTTATGATACAGTCTTTTCAGTTGTCCTCATGCGCACTCTTCAATGCTCAGATGCAGGAT GAGCAGGAGTTCCTCcagaagcagcagcaggagctggACGGGGAGCTGAAGAAGATCATCCAGCACCATAAAGTGGAGATCGCCACCATGGAGAGGGATTGCCTCAACCACAAGCAGCAGCTGATGAGAG cgcgGGAGGCAGCCATGTGGGAGCTGGAGGAGCGCCAACTGCAGGAGAAGCACCAGCAGctcaagcagcagctcaaggACCAGTACTTCCTACAACGGCACCAGCTGCTCAAGAGGCACGAGAAA gAGATGGAACAAATGCAGCGCTACAACCAGCGTCTGGTGGAGGAGATGAAGAACAAGCAGAACCAGGAGCGGGTGCGCCTGCCCAAGATCCAGCGCAGCGACGGCAAGACTCGCATGGCCATGTTCAAGAAGAGCCTCCGTATCGCCGCCTCGGCCGTCATCACGCCCGAACAGGAGAGAGACCGCATCAAGCAG TTTGCTTTTCAAGAAGAGAAGCGACAGAAGAACGAGCGACTCCACCAGCACCAGAAACACGAGAACCAGATGAGAGATCTTCAGCTGCAATGCGACTCCAATATCCGAGAGCTGCAACAGATGCAG AATGAGAAATGTCACCTCCTGATCGAGCACGAGACCCAAAAGTTGAAGGAGCTGGATGAGGAGCACAGTCAGGAGATCAAGGAGTGGAGAGAGAACCTGAGGCCCAGGAAGAAG GCACTAGAGGAGGAGTTCACGCGGAGGCTGCAGGAACAGGAAGTCTTCTTCAAGATGAGCGGCGAGTCGGAATGCCTTAACCCCACCACCCAGAGCCGCGTGTCCAAGTTTTACCCCATCCCGCACGTGCACAGCTCCGGATCGTAG